A genomic region of Nymphaea colorata isolate Beijing-Zhang1983 chromosome 2, ASM883128v2, whole genome shotgun sequence contains the following coding sequences:
- the LOC116249264 gene encoding uncharacterized protein LOC116249264, with translation MPWLFNNISEPTEAEACKNLSLFQQRTDRTSSFFSDTTEFGNSLRAVKFRSSIRKLVMLPRRLGKDARHLQPLAFSSSRLNNEHMQSGHVFCSHCCRLNFLPWFPPSLTTPEARSCGKVEDVPGIKQQDVEALKAHPKPCSKQGQSYMIFSFLGRVSTQSKCTNCSFFHNFN, from the exons ATGCCATGGCTCTTCAACAACATCAGTGAGCCAACAGAAGCAGAAGCCTGTAAGAATTTGAGCCTTTTCCAACAAAGAACTGATAGGACCTCCAGCTTCTTTAGTGACACAACGGAGTTTGGCAACTCTTTAAGGGCTGTCAAGTTCAGATCAAGCATCCGCAAGCTCGTCATGTTGCCAAGAAGGCTGGGCAAAGATGCAAGACATTTACAGCCTCTAGCTTTTAGTTCTTCAAGATTGAACAATGAACATATGCAATCAG GACACGTTTTTTGTTCTCATTGCTGTCGGCTCAATTTCTTGCCTTGGTTCCCACCTTCCCTCACCACACCGGAAGCAAGAAGCTGCGGAAAGGTTGAGGACGTTCCTGGCATTAAGCAGCAGGATGTAGAAGCCTTGAAGGCTCATCCCAAGCCTTGCAGCAAACAAGGTCAAAGTTACATGATATTCTCTTTTCTTGGAAGAGTTTCAACTCAATCAAAATGCACAAATTGTTCCTTTTTCCATAACTTCAATTGA